The nucleotide window cgagcacatacttggatatgggcgcttagaagacttgttgctctcttatcgtgggttccggctctttctggaccgactgttagaGTTTCTTTTtgatggaggaggtccttgcaccgcactgagtctaggactcaggggcgggggcttggagtcccagtttggatggggacctagaaacccaggacaggagggtgatgggttggtcctgcttgtgttttgggtacaagcggggcgtgtgtttttggggtacccagctaggggcattaattcgcgaatcgtcggacaatccggtacgacttgtttcgtgtctagtaccgtagtaagaactgaaagatgaaagatggaatggaaaaagaaaatctgattgcgtaccacatgcttgaaagtagcgcaggtacttacatagaatggttagttaatgaaccaatgtggcttttaataaaaatcgaatataaggacgcactcttagcaatgcttcctgcaaatacaaTAAACCTACAAGCCAGATAACCTTGTATAtcgttggagtcttttctttcctcctgttggctaagtcttgctgagtacaattgagtactcagggttttattttctctgttgcaggtgacaggtggatgctagagctgactcttgtgtgtggatttcttctggtgggctcagcgagaattcctttacgctgcgatcatagtcgttatttataactctcaccaaatgtttttataaatgaaagtttcataatctgttgtcgtagtttacatatcaatattttatcatgtcatgattagatatttatttccgctgtaattgtgatcatatgtttatattccgctgttcaattaaactgTTTATAACTCTGGTAATATGATTATATTTCggtgttataataataaatattatactctgatgttgtattaaaagttacgtaagaaatggttaagaatgatgtaaactTTATTTTCTCATTGTCGATCCTgataaaaaatgtggattttcgagttcttccCTAGTATATGTTCGATGGGACCATATAATTGGATGTTCTCTTTCAAGTGctcagtgtctaatggaagataaccACTCCTAACACACATGAGATTAGACGGTTCCGCGAAAACGCTGCTCAAGGACTGGTAGTGGATACCCCctttccctccctctctcccccagGCCTTTCCCGGCGCCAGATTCAGATCCATGCCGCACGCTTCTCCATTCCTGTAAGCTCCGCGCCTCCTCCACTCCAAATCCAGCGAGGCCACCGCCCGGGCCCCGGGGAAAcgccctcgcgccgccgccggctcgGGCACCCTCCCGCGCGAGCGTCGCCCCGACATCAGCCGCGGACATGGCGCAGCCGCTCGTCGTGAAGAAGGACGACGACCTCGACGAGGaaggtgcgcgcgcgcgcgcgtcagCGCCCTTGTCTGTCTCGCCTCGTTCCTTTAGTTGCGCGCGTGTACGCCTCCGGTTGTGTGTGCGCGCCCGTGTGCGCGTGTGTGTGCCCAGATCCGCGCTCGCAGCGCCCTAGATCTGGCGTGATCCGGCCCGGATCCCGGCATCCGTCGCATTTGCGGCTGGCTGATTGTTCGCTTGCTTGGTTGCTGCTGCAGAGTACTACTCGCCGTTCCTCGGCATCGAGAAGGGCGCCGTGCTGCAGGAGGCCCGCGTCTTCCACGACCCTCAGCTCGACGCGCGGCGATGCTGCCAGGTGCCTGTCTCTGCCCAATCGTGTTTCATCCCCTCCCCACGGGATCTCGCGATACCATCTCTCCAAGCTTGTGCGAATGTGAATTCGAATGCATTCGCGGGCTTACATAAATGACTCTGGTTTCTCATGCTTTCTGCCTGCATCTGTAGGTTATCACCAAGCTCCTGTACCTGCTCAACCAGGGTGACACCTTTACCAAGGTACAGTGGCACATCGTTGATCTTACCGTGATCATAATTTGGCTGGGTTTTTAGATTTAGATTGCCAGTACTCGTCGCATATCTAAAATTCTTGTGAAGTTTGACCATAGTTATCGTCCTCTAAAAGGAAGTTGGTACCTACAAAGTTAGGTTCAACACCTGGTGCCCTGAATTACATTAGGTGAGGAGTTACTTGCTAGCTTAATGTCCAGAGAGTAGACCTTATGCATGTTTCAAACACTATAAGTACAAAGGGGATCTGAGGGTACATATATAATCACATTTGATGTAGTGCAGTTTCCTCAATACATTAGTGTGCCCATTGAGCTCTAGTCCAGGACATGTGCTATAGTTTTACATGAGTGGAAAAAAAATTGTAGGTTGAGGCCACAGAGGTCTTCTTTGCAACAACCAAGCTGTTCCAGTCTAAAGATGCGGGCCTTAGGAGGATGGTGTACCTTATGATCAAGGAACTATCGCCTTCAGCTGATGAGGTTGGTGAATATTGGTTGCTACTATGTGGTTCGCTGCTTTATGTGGAATGTGGGAATGACTTTCATTTGTGATCTATTGGGTGTAGGTCATCATAGTAACAAGCTCTTTGATGAAGGACATGAATAGCAAAACTGATATGTACCGTGCGAACGCTATTAGAGTTCTTTGTCGTATTATCGACTCAACTCTTCTCACCCAAATCGAGAGGTATTTGAAGCAAGCCATTGTTGACAAGAATCCTGTTGTTGCCAGTGCAGCCCTTGTTAGTGGCATCTACTTGCTTCAAGTACGTCCTGCAATTATATTTGGTGCTCCAGTTGGATATATTGTTACTAGTTGGTGGCagctttagatccttctgattaTGTTTTCTGCATGTTTGTATTATTGGCAGACAAGTCCGGAAGTTGTAAAAAGATGGAGCAATGAAGTTCAAGAGGCTGTGCAGTCAAGAGCTGCTCTTGTGCAGTTTCATGCCCTTGCTCTTCTTCACCAAGTGAGTTCAACATATGGTGCTCCTTTTAAGTAGATAGATAGGCATATCCATAATATCCTCACCCTCGAATGTTAAAATGAATCAGACGCTTTGCAAAAACGTAATTAGTCAGCTCTTGTTTGTCTGCTACTTATGCAACATGGAGCACTTTGATAGGCTCAAGTTGTTTGTTAATGCACAAATACCTTATAATCCCATCTACCTTTCATTTCAGATTAGACAAAATGATCGGTTGGCGGTCAGCAAGCTTGTCACTAGCTTGACCAGGGGTTCAGTTCGCTCTCCTTTGGCCCAGTGCCTACTTATTCGCTACACAAGCCAGGCATGTGTTCCATATCTTCCAGATCTAATGTAGATAATCATCGGTATCTGAAATATGTGGCATCTACAGGTGATTAGAGAGTCTGGCGTGAACCAAGGTGGAGATCGTCCTTTCTTTGATTTCCTTGAGTCCTGTCTCCGGAACAAAGCAGAAATGGTCATACTTGAGGCTGCAAGAGCAATTACTGAACTGAATGGTGTCACAAGCCGTGAGCTTACACCTGCAATTACTGTGCTGCAGTTGTTCTTAAGTTCATCCAAACCTGTTCTCAGATTCGCAGCTGTTCGCACACTTAACAAGGTTGGTCTGCTGCTCTGCTTATTTCTTTACACTAGCTGTTCTTGATACTATGCAATTCTCATTTAAGTAGAACTATTGATTGTGTAGTAGTTTCCAATAAAGGATCATTGGCTTTCAAATGTCTGGGATTCTTTTTTTTGTCGCAGAACTATAATAATTAATAACACAGCAATATTAGTTGCATCCTGTTCTCAGTACTTATTTTGGTTTGTGATGGAGTTTGTATTTTCCATGAATGGCACCAAATAAGTTAAGGTCTAAATCTCCGGTATCTAAATAATTTTTTAACACAACATTCATTTCGTGCTTTCTTTAGATTCTCTCAGTAGCCATGTAATATAGCTGGAAGATAGGACTGCTGATCTATCATCTCCTTGATTGTTCAGTCATGTTACATATGCTTTGTGCTTGAACAACTATTTCATTGAATTCTTGGCTCTATGTTTGTTTATACATTATGATCCATAACAGCTGATCCTTGGGTAGGACAAAGACATGCCATCTGGTTACTGGACTGAATTCCATTTGTTTGATGCAAGATCAGACATTTCAGATATGACATCTTTTATCTAACATGTTTTGAATCTGCTATTTTTCTTTCTATTGCATATAGGGAGCAACAGATGATAAGAGTGCAACATTCAGTTATCTTTTACTTTTTGTTTGTTTGGTATCATATGCATTTTCATTATGTTGTTTGATCTGTTGTGGAAAATTCATCTCCCCTGCTGGAAAGCTGTTTTAGTGTTATGGATTTGCTGTTGGATTAACAGTTTCCTTACTGATAGTATGGCCCAGATTGCCTGTAGTGTTCTTGTCAGAATCATTGTTGATTCCATTATATTTACTGACTGCTCATGTGAATAATTGTACAGGTTGCATCAACTCATCCTTTGGCTGTCACAAATTGTAACATAGACATGGAGAGCTTAATCTCTGATCAGAACAGGAGCATTGCAACCCTTGCGATTACAACACTGTTGAAGACAGGCAACGAGTCAAGTGTTGATCGTTTAATGAAACAGATGACCAACTTTATGTCAGACATAGCTGATGAATTCaagattgttgttgttgaagcaATAAGATCCCTGTGCTTGAAGTTCCCTCTGAAATATCGCTCATTGTATGTACATAGAAGCATATCTTCTTGCTCTATTATTGTTAAATATCGTAAACTACCTTTTTCATCTATAAGCCTTAATTTCCATTTATCTTTTCCAGGATGAACTTCTTGAGTAATATTCTACGGGAAGAGGGTGGATTCGAGTACAAGAAAGCCATAGTTGACTCAATTATTATACTCATTAGAGATATTCCTGATGCAAAGGAAAGTGGTTTATTTCACTTATGTGAATTCATAGAAGACTGTGAATTCACCTATTTGTCCACCCAGGTAACCATCAATCAATCACTCTTCAGGCATGTAATTTGGAAAATAGTTGTAAGATCGATTTAATTTCCTTTTTGTGAATATGTTATTTTTCTTTTGCTTCTGTACAATAGGCTGATCACATTGAAATAGTGACCGATGAACACATTTTATTTCTAATTATATATCTTCTGCTGTGAGCTGTCTATAGATGGTTATTTTCTGCTTCTGTAGATATAATGAGCTAATTGATTTGAAACCTGCAACTGAACTCATTTTGTATTTTCCTATGTTAACACTGACATTTATGATTATGGACTAGTAAAATATCTATTCATAAACTACTTTAGTAAGTCAGCTGATTTCTTCATTGTAATCAAATTGCTTTTTAATCTTGTGGCAGATACTTCACTTTTTGGGAAATGAAGGCCCAAAAACATCAGATCCCAGTAAATACATACGTTATATATACAATAGGGTGATACTTGAAAATGCTACAGTTCGAGCTAGTGCAGTCAGCACATTGTCAAAGTTTGGTGCCTTGGTTGACTCACTCAAGGTACTTACATGATTTTTTATACTTCAAATGATGTTCTTGCTGTGCAATGTGTTTCTTATCTGTCAAATGTCTATTGCACTTGCAATGTTTTTATCCAGCCTCGCATATTTGTGCTCCTGAGACGCTGCCTGTTTGATGGGGATGATGAGGTTAGTGTGAAACTTTTCCCATGAAGATACATCTATGCTCTATTTTTTATGATTCAATAACCCTTTCCGCTGTGCGTCTTACTCATTTACTGTTTTGCTACCTCATTTTAATTGTAAAGCAAAAGTTATATTTAGATAAATGaccttgcttgattcttcttTTTTCAGATAGAAATATTTCCTTGCTGATGTTTGATATGCTTACCTTGTAGGTGCGTGACAGAGCGACCCTTTACCTCAAATTGTTAGGTGGGGAAGCTACAGTTGGTGAGACAGAGAAGGATGTGAATGAATTTCTCTTTGGCTCACTTGATGTTCCACTAGTAAACTTGGAGACGAGCCTGCGGAATTATGTATGTCTTGGTCACTTGAATATAATTATGCTTTTGCTCTGTTATCCTTGTATATCTTATGTTATCATTATTTGTTGATAGGAACCTTCAGATGTACCTTTTGATATTTCATCTGTTTCGAAGGAGACAAAATCCCAACCCCTTGCTGAGAAAAAGTCTACAGGCAAGAAATCAGCCGGTCCGGCATCTGCTGTCAGTGGCCCTGTTTCTACTGTTGATGCTTCTTATGAGAAGCTTCTTTCATCCATTCCGGAATTCGCTGATTTTGGAAAGCTATTTAAGGTTGGTATATATTATTTGTCCTTCTATAAAAGATGTGCATTATGGACCTGGCTGAATCTCATTGCATGTGTTGTAACTTTTTGTTCGCTCTTCCAGTCATCCGCACCTGTAGAATTGACTGAAGCTGAGACTGAATACTCAGTAAATGTTGTGAAGCATATTTTTGATGGACACGTTGTGCTCCAATACAACTGTACCAATACAATTCCTGAACAATTGCTTGAACAGGTATGTAACTTCTTTCATATTTATAGGTTTATACATGCATATGTTGTGTTTTTATGATTCAGTGCCTTTAACTCCTCAATTCCACAGGTAGTTGTTTTCGTTGATGCTTCGGAGGCTGATGAATTTTTAGAAGTTGCTTCGAAGCCTTTAGAATCATTACCATATGATTCTCCTGGACGGACCTTTGTGGCTTTTGAAAAGCCAGAAGGTGTCATTGCCACCGGCAAGTTCTCAAATATCCTGAAATTCATTGTTAAGGAGGTGTGTGTTTTGCTTGCTCCTCCCCATTatcttatatttttctatgtgcatTTTGTGTGAGGTGAGGATAAGTGCCCATGAACAAATGGAAGGCATTCTTGACACCTTGGCTACTCCAGAAACCAGTGCTTCGTTTAGCTTGCGATGTGTATATGAAAAAGTTGTTCAGTTCCAGTTTTTGTTCCTTTTGGGAAATGCTGAACCAGGCCTTCCCTATGGGAAGAACCATTCTTACCGAACAAAGAAGGGAGGCCATGTATGAAAGCTTATCATAAAACGTGATAATTTAAGTGGAACTATCTGGTTCTCCAGCCTAAGGTCCCTTGCAGTCATACCAGTAATCATGGTTGAACTTACTTTTTATCTGTAATCTTTGATTTGACATAAGATAATGTTTTGTCTAAACTTTGGCTGATCTGTACCTAAAGTGTTCTGAACTGGAAATCAGATCTACCTTCTTTGTTGCTATATGCACTAGTATATTGAGCTTCAGGGTCCTTTTGAGTTCTCAGCGAAATTGTTAAATCTGTTACTTGGATGCCCTTGACTCCTTGCAAATGCACTAAACTGGGATCTACATCTGTGTTTGTACTCTTCTGAATAAGATCATTGTACGGCATATATACGCTTAATCGGTTCAGATAATTTGTGAAATGCTTTCCTGTCTTTCCATTTGAAGCGGTAAATGATAATTTGTTGATTTGACTCATTTGTTGTGTTTCAGGTTGACCCATCCACTGGTGAAGCTGAGGATGATGGTGTTGAGGATGAGTACCAGCTTGAAGATCTTGAAATCGTTTCTGCTGATTATATGTCGAAGGTGGGAGTATCTAACTTCCGAAATGCCTGGGAAAGCATGGATCCGGAGAGTGAGCGGGTTGACGAGTATGGGCTTGGAGTAAGGGAGAGCCTGGCTGAGGCTGTAAGTGCTGTTATAAGCATCCTCGGCATGCAGCCTTGCGAGGTCAGTCTCCTTTATCATTCTTTTTCCTATCGAATGAATGCCACtgtcatatataataataagtcgATTTGTAATAAATTTGCTTAAAAAGTTATATAGTGTTTCTACCTCGTGGAGAGATTGCAGGATTTAGagcttttttttttagaaatttcctagGCCTGTACCAATTAGTAGTCCTGGTCATTAATAAGAAGTTGTATCTCCTTCCTTGAT belongs to Miscanthus floridulus cultivar M001 chromosome 4, ASM1932011v1, whole genome shotgun sequence and includes:
- the LOC136549522 gene encoding coatomer subunit gamma-2-like; amino-acid sequence: MAQPLVVKKDDDLDEEEYYSPFLGIEKGAVLQEARVFHDPQLDARRCCQVITKLLYLLNQGDTFTKVEATEVFFATTKLFQSKDAGLRRMVYLMIKELSPSADEVIIVTSSLMKDMNSKTDMYRANAIRVLCRIIDSTLLTQIERYLKQAIVDKNPVVASAALVSGIYLLQTSPEVVKRWSNEVQEAVQSRAALVQFHALALLHQIRQNDRLAVSKLVTSLTRGSVRSPLAQCLLIRYTSQVIRESGVNQGGDRPFFDFLESCLRNKAEMVILEAARAITELNGVTSRELTPAITVLQLFLSSSKPVLRFAAVRTLNKVASTHPLAVTNCNIDMESLISDQNRSIATLAITTLLKTGNESSVDRLMKQMTNFMSDIADEFKIVVVEAIRSLCLKFPLKYRSLMNFLSNILREEGGFEYKKAIVDSIIILIRDIPDAKESGLFHLCEFIEDCEFTYLSTQILHFLGNEGPKTSDPSKYIRYIYNRVILENATVRASAVSTLSKFGALVDSLKPRIFVLLRRCLFDGDDEVRDRATLYLKLLGGEATVGETEKDVNEFLFGSLDVPLVNLETSLRNYEPSDVPFDISSVSKETKSQPLAEKKSTGKKSAGPASAVSGPVSTVDASYEKLLSSIPEFADFGKLFKSSAPVELTEAETEYSVNVVKHIFDGHVVLQYNCTNTIPEQLLEQVVVFVDASEADEFLEVASKPLESLPYDSPGRTFVAFEKPEGVIATGKFSNILKFIVKEVDPSTGEAEDDGVEDEYQLEDLEIVSADYMSKVGVSNFRNAWESMDPESERVDEYGLGVRESLAEAVSAVISILGMQPCEGTDVVPSNSRSHTCLLSGVFIGNVKVLVRLSFGISAPKEVAMKLAVRSDDPEISDKIHEIVANG